The Capra hircus breed San Clemente chromosome 11, ASM170441v1, whole genome shotgun sequence genomic interval TGCTCAAAGGCCTGAACTCTCCGTTGGCTTTCAGGCAGAGGTTTGTAAAGACTGTGTTAGGAGCTAGCTCGTGGACCTTCCGGTCGGtcggtggtgaggtaacaggatGTTGTGTGGGGAGCCTCAGTCGTTAGCTGTCTGGTTCCAAGCAGTCTGGGCCTGCTTGCTTGTTGTGGTCAATAAGTAGTCGCCACCCTCTGCCAGGTGGCGGAAGGGCCTTAGCTCCTGCAGAGCACCTCGAAGACAGGCATCAGGCTCCTGGAGGCCCCCCTGACGTCCTGTGGCTCCACTCTTCTAATCATTAACTGCTTGAGTCTGCTCtgtggaactcagggaaggtctaggaTACTGAAGCCTTTTTTTCCCTACAAGCAAGAAACAGGACACGGAGGGGCTTTTGTGTCCTGGAAGGCCCCACAGAGTCCTCCTTGGCTTCAGTTTCCCTTTTTCTGTGGAACTCCGCAATCCTGGGGAGACAGGGGTGGgacaaggaaaggaagaaagtttTGGATCAAGAGATAAATCATAAGAGAGAACTAGAACATGAGGACACCTAACTCCAAGTCCATATTCTTAACCTTCAGTGGGCAGCGCTTGTCATCAAGCTGAATGCACACGTTGGGCCTCTGGACATCCTGAGAGGACAGAGCTGGAAAAGGTCGGCAGGGGGACTTGGTTTCAGTGAGAACTGGAGACAAGTCAGGTGTGCCTGGCCCTGTGGCTGTCAAGGACCCCACTGCCCTCGGGGATCCTGAGAAGCCAACCAGGCCCTTACATGTGTGTGTTTGACATCTGCCCTGGGTCTGCTTTCCCGCAGTGGTGGCTTTTCCAGTTTTGCTATCTGGGAGCTGTCAGCCCAGTTCTGTTTACTGAGAAACAGGTGAAGAGCTGGGTATGGTAGGCCTGGGAGCCCCGCTCATAGGAATAGCTAGGCCAGAATCTTGGTAACAGGTGAGGCAACTACCACCCTCCTTCATCCTGCCTCTGTCCTCTGCGCCCCcgcagagggtggggaggggtccaGCAGGGTAGGAGGCTGAGGGCTGAATCCTAAGTTCATACTTGGCCTGCTGAATTTTGTCACACAGAGGGAGGCTGAGGGGGAGGTATGGTGACTGAGCAAGGGCCGTTGTAGAGGTTTCCTGTGGTTCTGCGTCTCCTCCTGCTACCCCCTCCCCCGCCATCCCTGAAGTCTGAATGCTCATGGCTGCGAGAGGAGGCTGGGCTGCTCTCAGCCATGGTTTTAATGGTCTGGGGACAGGACAAAACCCCGTGGTTCCCTTAGTGACCTTTCAGGGCTCCATCCTCCTGGGATTGTGCCAACCCTTTGAAGGGGGTTCTGGTCTCCATATCCCACCTCCATTTCTCTTTGgaccttttccagcttctgtcCTCTCAGGATGTCCAGCTTAATGAGAAAGGCTGCTCCTGGAAGGGTAAGAATGTGGACTGGGAGTTAGGCAGCTTCATGTTCAAGGACTGACTGTATCACTTAATAGCTGTttgatcttggacaagtcacaAACCTTTTTGTAACTTGGTTTCCTCATCCACAGAATGGGGATGGTGGATCTCATCTCCTGGACTGTGTGGGTAACAAAGGAGATATAGAGTTCAGCACACACTGAGCATGCGCTAAGTCTCGCTCTGCGGAGTCCTGCCTCTCAGGTGTGGTCCACAGGCCAGCAGCACCAGCATCCCCTGGAAGCTGGGAAGAGATGGAGCCTCTCTCGGGTCCATTTGCGCCCATtgcatcagaatctgcattttaactagACTCAGTGGTCCTTTTGTATTAATACTTGAGAAGCTCTGTTGTATGTCTCTCCTGAAGAGCAGCGTCTATAGTGGTGCATacctcttgaaagtgaagtgaaagtgaaagtcgctcagtcgtgtccgactctttgcagccccatggtctgtagcccaccaggctcctctgtccatgatattctccaggcaagcgtactggagtgggtagtcacttccttctccaggggcttcccaatccaggggtcagaTCCGGGTCTTCTGCGTTGCGGGTGCGTTCttcgctgtctgagccaccagggaagccccatacctcTTACATGCGAGGCGTtttctcttcctatttttttcctGATGGAGCCTGTCTTGGCTGCGATCATACCTAGGATAAGTCCCAGATAATGATCATTGTCAAAACCCTTGTTTCCCGAGCACTTGCTGTCCAGGCTTGGAAAGTTTAGGTGCTGGATGGTGCAAGAGTTGAGGTGGGTGCCACATAGGGGGAACAGTTAGGTTCCTGCAGGGAAGAATGTGCAGATGGGTGTTTTACATGCCACAGGGGCCAGGGAATCCAGGCTTTGAGGGCTGAGCGGGTGTCAGGGAAGTTGTATTGGGTCAGAATCACTGTCCTTCCTCCTGAGCTAGTGAGTCCCATTTTAGAAGTTGCTTTGTGGAACAGAGGCCTTGTTCATTTTGAAACTCTTTATTCACAGAAAGCACTTAATgatgcctgcccctcccccatgtcTGTATTCCTTCAGTAACTTGTCCCcagcggggtgggggaggtgggggagggatgagCATGTCTAGGGTCAGTTCTCTCAGAAGAAGCAGGTTCAGTGGACTTTGAAAGGGAAGCCTTGGCTGGTCAGGGGAGAGACGTGGGTTTCTTCTGGGTATCAATTgagtgttcctttttaaaaatttatttatttggttgctccaGGTCTTCGTTGTAGCGCTTGGGATCttcagctgtggtgtgtgggatctagtgccCTGGCCAGGGGGATCGGCCCTGGGCCCCTGTGTTGGGAGTagtagtcttagccactggcccaccaggaaagtcccccagtTGAGAGTCGTTGATGAGGCGCCCAGGCGGAGGGAGAGTTGGTCTCCGATCCGTGAAGCACGTAGAGTAGGCAGGGGGCCAGGCAGGGGTCTGGTGAATTCCGTCACCCGAGGACGGGCTCCCTTCAACCTTAAATCACAGAATTTCCAGGCCTGTTGCTGCCTGCTgcttcttagtcgctcagtcgtgtctgactctttgtggcaccgtgaactgtagcctgcccggctcctctgtctatcaggtttttcaggcaagaatactgaagtgggctgccattcccttctccagggtcatcttcgtgacccagggattgaactcacatctcatgcatcgcaggcagattctttacccactgagccaatgGGGAATATTTTTTAGGCCTGGCCTTACTAATTTAGTGGGTTTTAGGTTGTATCTTGGTATGAGTAGGTATAAAGAAACCCTACCCTGATATGTGCAGGTTAGGGTACTGCAGCAGCAGAGCTCTGAAGATAAAATCTGTCTTGTGAGCCAATATCTGGGTGTGTGCTCAGGCCGTGGTCAAATCCTGATTGGTTTCTGCCAGATCTCAGCCATGGATGAGAGTGACAGGGCTTCGTCCAAGAGAGGTTGGCTTGTGCCCTTGCCATTGTGCTCAGCCTGTGTGGGTCACACTCCTGGGAGAAGGCCTGCTCCAAGTACCCGGCAGGGTCCGACCAGTCCTGCCCATGACCTGTAGGGAGACAGATGGTGACAGTGACTGAGGATCCATGGGCGGGTCCCAGCCATCCTCACTCTGCTCTGGATGGGGAGGGTGACAGCCAGAAAATGgcaaagaaagccttcttttccCTGCTGTCTCCCTGAAAAGCAGGTGCAGAGGAAGCACCCAGATTCCCTCGGGAAGAGCAGGAGCAGCAAAAGTGACCTTATGGGCCGGAGGTTGGGAAAGGCGGGGACAAGGATCCTTTGGGCCAAGGACCCGAGCCCCAGGCTGGGCTGGCGACACATCCTCTGTGACTGAGGGGTTGGACGGAGAGGCGAGGAGCCCGTCTATCCCAAGCAGCTGAGGGCGTAAGAAAAGATGGGgctttctttcatctctttccGATTACAATGGTAATATATGGCCCTAATAAAAAATTCACACAGGACAAAAATAGACAGTAGGAAGTGATAGTGCCCTGCAGCCTCGCCCCCAGAGATAACCACTGTTAATGCCATGGGGTGTGGAGCGTGACTGCTAGGCTCAGGGCCTCTGACCTCAGCCCCGGAGATGGACGTCTGTGCTCGCTGATTCCTGTCACTTGGGGCTTGGTGGCTTTGTGGCTGGAGTCCGTGTATTAATACTTCTCATtgccccacctcccagaatctttTTGTACTAAATGAGGTCTAGTCCAGCTTTGAGCAAGTTGACTTGCCCTTGGATGACTTAAAGGGTCAGGCCCAGGGTGGATGTTGGGTTAAGAAGGCCGGGGGGTGAGGATATTGATGCCCGCTGGTTTGTCTTTCTAGTAAATGTCTCCTCATGCCCCCAGACCCATCCTCGCACACATCCCATCAGTCTGTCTCTTAGCTCTCTTCTCTGTTCCTcgtctttcctcccccatctttCTTCCCTGCCCCTGCTCATCTTGAGAGTACAGAAACACACACCCCCCCGCTCTGAGCACGGCCCTCTGCCCTCCTTGCTTGTGCTATGTCCTGAGCCAGCCTTCCCAGGGGGTGGTCTCTCAGGTTTGGGAGGGAAAACCAACAGCCAGGGCTCactttacttgggcttcccagtggtcaccAAGAAGAGGCCAGGTGCAGAGCCCGTGATGGGCACCCAAGAGGTTAGTCATGATGGATGCTTCCAAAGGGATCCAACTGGAAACGCCCCtgggtagactttttttttttctaagttacaAGGTTTAAACCCACCAGTACCACCAGTTCCTTGCAGTGACTTAATCTGGACATTTGGACGTATAGGGGCTTTCATACAGAAGATCTCCCACCCCTTTATGTCCACGAGAAGCTCAGGGAGCTTGTGCTGTGGGGTGAGCAGATGTTAGGTGGGAGATGACCACCACAGCAGGGACTGAGGCGTGTGTGGTGGGGTTCGTGTGTAGTGTTTGTGTGTGATAtggggggtatgtgtgtgtgctgtgtgtataCTCTGAGGGTCTTTGAGCCCTTCGGTGACCAATGTGACCACCTCCACTGGACTTCATTATGGAATAAAACTTGACTGGCTGGGTCTAGAATTCTGGGGCGTTTTCCCCTCAGAAGTGCAGAGGCATGGCTCCATAAGGTGTCCCGTGCTGCCAGTGAGGAGCTGATGCTGCTCTGACTTGTGACTGTGTTACGTGGGCCTGGCTCCCCTCTGCGGAAGCCTCTAGTCTCCTTTGCATGCCTGGGGCTCTGAAGCCTCGGTGGCCCCGTCCCCAGGTCTGTCTGTGTTCACCGTGCTGAGTGCCGGCGCTCTTGGTCTTCAGGAGAGCGTCCTTGCGTTATTCCTTTCGTGGCTTCTTGCTCACGTTCTCGCTGTGCTCACTGTGTctgctttttttaattaaaagagtttatttttagagtagttttaggtttacagaagaGCGAGTGGAAAGTGCACAGAGCTCCCGTGTAtgccccctccctgctcctgcTGTAGTATCCTCTGTTATTAACATCTGTGTTAACATTAGTGTGGTACATTTATGATTGATGAGCCAGGAGCAGTACATTATTGTTAATTTCAGTCTCCTTCCTGGCTGCTTGTTCTTGGCTGAGCTGCCTCACCGTGGAGCTTTGACCTCCTGATCTGTAAAATCCCAGGCCTGTTGTGAGCAGTGCATGGAGGGGAGATGAGAACCACCGCCCTCCCCATCCCTTTGTAACACATGGTGGGTGCTTGCAGATGAGGAGGGCTCTTTCCTTCCCTGGGCCTGTTGCTTAAGGCCTCTTTATGGCATCGTGCCTGCTTCTCCGTCTTGTAGAGGTGTACCTGGCAGGGCTTTGGGTGAGTAAGTGAGGCCgtgaggaggggtggggtggcggtgtgtgggtgtgtgtgtgtgcgcgtgtgcgtgcgtgcgtgtgtgtgtgtgcgtgcctgcACTAGCATTCCTGGCCCTGGGCTTCGGGGAGAGCTGTTCTTTCCAGGACTCACTGGTGGCTCACAGCAGAGCTTTGGCTACGAGTCAGAGGAGATGATGTGGACGGGGAAATGCGGGTACTTGTGTCTGTACCTGGGGCCTGGAGTCGTGAGGGTTCCTCCCAGGCCTGTGGGAGCCTTTAGCGGGGGCTGTCATGACCctcagggcagggaggggctctGGGGGCCCCTGCGACTGGAGCCCTGACACCCCCTTCTTTCTCACAGGTGGTACAAGCTGCGCTCAAAGGCGGGCAAGAAGGAGAAGGAGCGTGGGGAGATCCAGGTGACCATCCAGTTCACGCGCAACAACCTCAGCGCCAGCATGTTCGACCTGTCTGTGAAGGACAAGCCGCGGTCCCCCTTCAGTAAGATCAAGGACAAGATGAAGGGCAAGAAGAAGTTTGACCTGGAGTCTGCCTCTGCCATCCTCCCCAGCAGCGCCCTGGAGGACCCCGAGCTGGGCAGCCTGGGCAAGATGGGCAAAGCCAAAGGCTTCTTCCTCCGCAACAAGCTGCGGAAGTCCTCGCTGACCCAGTCCAACACCTCGCTGGGCTCAGACAGCACTCTGTCCTCGGCCAGCGGCAGCCTGGCCTACCAGGGCCCCGGCGCCGAGCTCCTCACCCGCTCGCCCAGCCGCAGCAGCTGGCTGTCCTCGGAAGGGGGTGAGCGAGGGCAGCGGAGGGCGGGCTGTCCCCTCGGCTGTAGGGAAGGCCGGGGTGGGAGCAGGCGTCTCACCCCACGTGTGCTTCCTTTCCAGGCCGGGACTCTGCACCGTCCCCCAAGTTGCTCAAACACAAACGGACCTACAGTGACGAGGCCAGCCAGATGCGGGCGGCGCCTCCCCGGGCCCTTCTTGACCTTCAGGGCCACCTCGATGGGGCCTCGCGCTCCTCTCTGTGTGTCAACGGGAGCCACATATACAACGAGGAGCCCTCGGCGCCCCCACGGCACCGCAGTTCCATCTCGGGCCCGTTTCCACCCTCCAGCTCCCTGCACGCTGGCTCTTCCCGGCCCTCCGAGGAGGGGCCGCGGTCTGCAGACGACTCCTCGGCCCGAGGCGGCCACCGCCCCAGCAGCTCTGAGGCGGTGCCTGGACAGGAGGAGCTGAGCTCACAGGCTAGAGTGTTGGCCGTGGGGTCCTGCCGctctggagaggaggagggggcccGGCCCTCAGAGGGGAGGCCGGTGCAGGTCGCCACCCCCATGGTGGCCTCCTCTGAGGCTGCGGTGGAGAAGGAGGGAGCCCGGAAGGAGGAGCGGAAGCCCCGGATGGGCCTtttccaccatcaccaccagggGCTGAGTCGGAGCGAGATGGGGCGCCGAGGCTCTCTGGGGGAGAAGGGGGGCCCCACTCTGGGAGCCTCCCCCCACCACTCGTCCAGTGGGGAGGAAAAGGCCAAAAGTAGCTGGTTTGGCTTGAGAGAAGCCAAGGAACCATCCCAGAAACCCAGGTACGTCCTTGGCAAGACCAGCTTTGGTCCCCAGGAAAGATGCTGGGGTGTCTGCAGTGAACCCCGGGGCAGGGAGGATGGAGCagctggggccctggggcaggcTGCTGGGGCTCTGGCTTTGCATGGTTGAGCGGGGGAACCCTATCTCCCTAAGCCAAAGCTTGTTGTCTACACGTGAACACAGGTGAGTTGAAGGGCAGGGCGCTCTGGGGGTCCTGTGGGCCTCACTTCCTGAGTTGGCACAACTATtccctgaggaggaggaggaagggaacaaAAGCAGGAAAGGCCATTTGTAGGGATTCTTTGCTTCCCAACCTCTGCCTCTTGCCTGCTGGCCTCGCTTTGCCAGATAGAGAGGTGGGGACTGAGGACTCACTTGAGGCTTCCCCACCCTGTctgacggagaaggcagtggcaccccactccagtactctagcctggaaaatcccatggacagaggagcctggaaggctgcagtccatggggtcactgagggtcggacacgactgagcaacttcactttcacttttcactttcatgcgttggagaaggaaatggcaacccactccagtgttcctgcctggagaatcccagggggagcctagtgggctgccgtctatggggtcgcccagagtcggacacgactgaagtgacttagcagcagcagcagcagcaccctgtCTGAACCTAGATGACCCCCCACCAGCTGTCCCAGCTGGCTCTCTGCTCTCTTCTCTCTGAGAGACGGGAGTCGAGTAATGGATGTGCCCACTCCTCCCCCATATACTCGCCCCTGGTTGCTCCCAGGACCTGGCCAGAGGCTGTGGGCAGCTCCCCTGAAGTCTGACCTATTCTGCATCTTTGGAGACTCTTGGGGCCCTGGCCCCCTCTGGTGTCTCTTGGTCTTGGGGTAGGGCGTGTGCTGATGGTAGCTGCTCTATTAATATCCTGAGTCCCACCCAGGAGAAGAATGCAGTCCTTCAGCCTAGGCCCGGGACAGAGCCCCTAGCCCCCACCTTAGGCCTTTGGCCTCCTCCTAAGTTGGAGCCGGTGGAGGTTGCCACGTTGTCCAGCAGGGCTCAGGAAGGGGCTCTGGGCTTCGACCAAGAGCAGGTATCCCGCCCTCCCAAGGGCTGGGAGTCAGTCAGCCCTGGACATGTGCCTCTGTGACAACCTCACCCAGTGTGGCAAGGGCGGTTGTCACTGTTCTCTCAGCAAGCCCACCCATCCCCATCAGTGGATATGGCCAGAGGTGGAGGGGGAGGatggggcacagtggtaaagggCTAAAAGGTAGGGTGGAGAGAAAGGCCCTAAGCCCCTTCCCCAGCAGGGAGGCGTGGACTTCTGAAGTCTCGGTTCTTCTCTTTCCCTGTGAAATTCTGAGTATGCTcaggggagcagggagagagaTGCAGGGCCTTTTAGCTTAGAGCCCTGACCGTCTCGCAGCTCTCCGTACAGGCTTGGGGATGAGTATGTGGGGGGATCAGTCTCTGGGTGATGTTTCTCCTACTTAGGAGCAGCTTCTGTCCCTGCTGCCCAGCCCTACTCACTGGAGCCCGGGGAACTGCTGGCTGCCTGCTGCCTAGGGGAAGGAACGGTGGGCCTTTCTCAGATGCCCAGGCTGAGCCAGTGGCCCTGTGGCCACTAGGAGATTGTAGGTAGTGTGGTGGAGGGAGGGGCACAGACCGCGGGCCAgtgctgccgtccgtggggtgtCTCTGGGCCTTTTCCAGGCCAGGATGGATGAGGGGACGTGTCTCAGTAAGGCAGTTTTTAGGTGTGTGCCGGGCCTGGGGCTCAGAGCTCTGCAAGCCGTGACTGAGTGCTGTGGGGGCTGTCCTTGGGCTGCTTACTGTATTCCTTCAGTTGCCCCATGTCTTCTGATGGCTTTTCAGAGGCAAGAGAAGTTGGATGACTGACAAACATAAGGAGGCTGAGGTTTTTGTCCTTCTAGACTTGAATTCCAAGTTCATCCTCTGCAGGTTGGAGGGTAGATGGGGCTTCCTACCCTCCCTGAGGCCTATTTGCTTGCAGTGGCTGCAGAGCAGGCTCTGCGGCCTGGTGTCCAGGCAGGGTGGGAGGGAACTGTTCTTGGAGTAGAGTGACCTGGACTTTGAGCCTTGTCAGTGTCACCCTGGCCCAGTGCCTCGGAGGTGGGGGGCTGGTCTGGGAGAAACCACCTTTGGTGTCTGCTCAGAGGGCTTGGGGCTTTTGAGCAGAGAGTAAGAGGTGAGCAGGAAGAACTTGTGGCAGGAAGCCGTAAGTTGGACACCTAGAACTGGAGTGACTGAATGTAGCTGCGAGACCCCCAGGGGGGCCTGTCTGCAGACCCAGAGGTTTGGGTACCTCTGCCCCAGGGCTACCTTTGAGGAGTGCTGGGCGTTCCTCACTAGGCAGGGCAGCGGCGCCCTCTAGTGCTCCCACATGGCACTGAGCCCCCGGGAGAGGCCCGCAGGCAGGATGTAGTGCTTGGCATGCAGAGAAAAGCTGTTGCTGTTGGAGAAGGAGCCAGAGTATGAGAGGCCAGGAAGGGGGTCCTCCCGCTCCTCCTGCCTTGCCCCTCGTCCGCCAGGTCCCGTGACTGCCACACTAGCCCCTaccagcgtgtgtgtgtgtgttggggggagtgGGTGGTTCAGATCTGGGCCGTTGGAGTAGGCCCTGCTTACCAGCCCTGCTGTGGGCCAGTCACCCTGGGCTGCAGCACAGGCAACTTTAGTGTGTGTTTTAGGACCATCATGACCGTGCATGTAAAACCCACCAGTGCCAAAACAGGTGGTTTCTGTCTCTGTCCCTTTCTGATCCTCTTAGGGTGACCTCTTAGGGCACCTCAGGCTCCTGTCCCTCCCTTCACACTAACCATGGATCTTTGTGCTCAGTAGCAGATCAGGTGTtatataaaaacatttcttttttaaattgagagcACTCATGGTCCAGCCCAGAGGCATATGTATTGTGGTGGTCTTTAGCAGTCTCTGCATCAGCCCCAGCCTCTCACCAGGTGTGAGCAGCGAGATCTCGATGAACCTGGAGTGTGCGCTGGCTGCTGAGAGAACTCGGGGTCTCAGGGGCATCCTTAGTGGTGTAAACCCGTGACTCTGGCGTGTGCTAGTGACTTAGAGGTAATGAGGCTCTAAGTCCTGTTTATGCCTGTTTTCCTGGCATAGTCCCCTTTACTATATTAAAACTATTCTGGTTTGGAAGATAGCTCTTACGATCTCCCTACGTGGCAGCATACAGGCACCCCTtccgcccccat includes:
- the RAB11FIP5 gene encoding rab11 family-interacting protein 5 isoform X5, coding for MALVRGAEPAAGPSRWLPTHVQVTVLRARGLRGKSSGAGSTSDAYTVIQVGREKYSTSVVEKTPGCPEWREECSFELPPGALDGLLRAQEADAGPAPWAAGSAAACQLVLTTMHRSLIGVDKFLGQATVALDEVFGAGRAQHTQWYKLRSKAGKKEKERGEIQVTIQFTRNNLSASMFDLSVKDKPRSPFSKIKDKMKGKKKFDLESASAILPSSALEDPELGSLGKMGKAKGFFLRNKLRKSSLTQSNTSLGSDSTLSSASGSLAYQGPGAELLTRSPSRSSWLSSEGGRDSAPSPKLLKHKRTYSDEASQMRAAPPRALLDLQGHLDGASRSSLCVNGSHIYNEEPSAPPRHRSSISGPFPPSSSLHAGSSRPSEEGPRSADDSSARGGHRPSSSEAVPGQEELSSQARVLAVGSCRSGEEEGARPSEGRPVQVATPMVASSEAAVEKEGARKEERKPRMGLFHHHHQGLSRSEMGRRGSLGEKGGPTLGASPHHSSSGEEKAKSSWFGLREAKEPSQKPSPHPVRPLSTAPVEGSPDRKQSRSSLSTALSSGLEKLKTVTSGSIQPVAPAPQVGQTADAKRLKDSDVLDQSAKYYHLTHDELIGLLLQRERELSQRDEHVQELESYIDRLLLGLLERGPCGLPLAPSSTVDNLCVFGSSGSFPPACFHTP
- the RAB11FIP5 gene encoding rab11 family-interacting protein 5 isoform X6, whose protein sequence is MALVRGAEPAAGPSRWLPTHVQVTVLRARGLRGKSSGAGSTSDAYTVIQVGREKYSTSVVEKTPGCPEWREECSFELPPGALDGLLRAQEADAGPAPWAAGSAAACQLVLTTMHRSLIGVDKFLGQATVALDEVFGAGRAQHTQWYKLRSKAGKKEKERGEIQVTIQFTRNNLSASMFDLSVKDKPRSPFSKIKDKMKGKKKFDLESASAILPSSALEDPELGSLGKMGKAKGFFLRNKLRKSSLTQSNTSLGSDSTLSSASGSLAYQGPGAELLTRSPSRSSWLSSEGGRDSAPSPKLLKHKRTYSDEASQMRAAPPRALLDLQGHLDGASRSSLCVNGSHIYNEEPSAPPRHRSSISGPFPPSSSLHAGSSRPSEEGPRSADDSSARGGHRPSSSEAVPGQEELSSQARVLAVGSCRSGEEEGARPSEGRPVQVATPMVASSEAAVEKEGARKEERKPRMGLFHHHHQGLSRSEMGRRGSLGEKGGPTLGASPHHSSSGEEKAKSSWFGLREAKEPSQKPSPHPVRPLSTAPVEGSPDRKQSRSSLSTALSSGLEKLKTVTSGSIQPVAPAPQVGQTADAKRLKDSDVLDQSAKYYHLTHDELIGLLLQRERELSQRDEHVQELESYIDRLLVRIMESSPTLLQIPPAPPK